tagaaacaGGTAAGGATAGCTAGGATTGGAAGAACTATCATTTGTGTCAATAGAAATAATGCAACCCAACTAGAATGCATAGAATTGAATGATTTTGGAAAAGTATATGGgattgagagaaattattattttctattatattattaacTCATTATTAACTAATCAGGATCAAgactttttatttcctcatccagGAACTAGCCCCTGTAGGTCAATTTGTCCATCTACAAAAAGCACACCCTGTAGAAGTGATTGCCTTAATCCTCAAGTCTTGAGCAGACCCCACCCAACTAAAAGACTTTCTGTTTGAAGTATAAACAGAATTTAATCCAGGCAAATTTTTGCCCTGAGAGAATAAACCCATGTCCTTGTACTCCATCATTGGAGTTTAGGGTGACTCAATTcgtgaaagagaaaaacaagacagCCAAGTCTCATGATCAAGTCATGTTCTCAAACAGGGGAAGCTGAAGACTTTTAGCCCACCTTCTCATTTAAATGTCCATCAAACAGTTGGTTTCTCTTGTCAGGGATATTcactttcaaaaagaaatatttaaggcATTCAGTATCTCCATTAGGTGTGTCTTGGTGATTTAGAGAAACCTCTGACCATCAATTTATTCCTTATTAACtggcctaattaataaattgattattaattacacAGAAACTATCTTTTGGATTCACCATTTATTTCAGGAGTTTGATATTGTAGCTTTCCCCAAAGTGTTTATTCTCTTCTCTATGCTACTCTCTTGCTACTCTTGCTATTATCTTTCTCTTGCTACTCTCAATTGTATCAATCTTTCAACATATTTACTGAAAAGTTACTTTGTATTTAACACCATACTAGGTATTTAGGAGTATAAACTAATATGTAGCATATGGTTCCTGTACTCAAGAGGATTATAATCTAGAAACACTATTTCTCTTGGATTGTTAAATTCCACTGAAAACTGTGTCTGCATTagttcaaaaaaacaaaaacaaaacctcaacATATCTATTTGTTGGAATTGCCCAACAAGTAGGTAAGAGGGTTAAAGTTTACCAGGAGTAGCAAATTGGTTTTAATCTTCAGAACATGTTGTGCTGTTTAAGATACTAACTGAAGAAATACTCTCCTTCCTACTCCCTAAGTGTTCCCACCAAAAAGAGACATCGAAATAGGTTAAAAACACATCATTTTGATACTGGTTTAGTTAcagaagttcttaactttttgggGTAATGGGTCTGAAGGTGTTCTGGAATTAGTTAGAACCAGCTCATGAAAAACAGTCATTACATTTtaagtgtgagcatttatatcccAATAATCAATAATTACAAACAAATCATgaattgatttgttattttttgatttctagacttaagaaaataatggagaaaatattgttaatgcagattaaattttaaaatgtgctgTGTGTACATAGGTGGGTTGGTAATTTTTCATTCAAAGAgatgatttttaaacatttatcagtacATTGCAGCTTAAagtccctttggcagtctggtggaACCTGTGGACCCttctagaataatgtttttaaatggataaaattaaatatgtaggattttaaaggaaatccattatattgaaatagttatcttttttttttaacaagttcgTGGACCCCAAATTGAGAAGCACTCTTCTAGTATTTCATATGATACAGCATATTTATTCAGTCTCTTGTAGTTGTGTATACtaattcttcaaataatttaaaatgttcagtaaaaagtttttgatttttgattttgacCTGTAAGTAGCGTGGGAAAATGAGTAAGTAGAGTTTGGGGAAAAGGCATACACCCTTCTTTCCCAGCcctaaaattttgtcttttttgtttccttttttctccccctgTTGTCAATTGAGAGTCACTACCTACATCCCAATTTAGCTATACATAATTACAAGATTTTCCTCAAAAAGTCTTCTGCCTAGATATTGGTAGATGCTGACATCAGAAAAAGTGATCTGGCTGAGAATCAAAAGTATGTAATTCTAGGAATGCCCCTGTCAGTAAGGAACAGCTGATCCTTACAATGTGTGCACCAAATGTGGGTCAGCCAGTGAAACTGATGGCTTAAGACAGTTTACCAATACTTTGCTgaaattgctttctttctttatagTGTTCAAGTAGAAATTAAAATTCCCTTTAGTAGAATCACTAAATAGTCACAATTAACAGATCACTTAAATATCCTAGATTTAAAAACTATAGATCtaaatacataatttattttttctttttaccttccaCTAATTTATCATGTGACATGGTATTTTTAAACTGAGTAAATGGAGTATGCCAAATTTGACACTAGAAGAGTCACCTTTTTTCGAGAACCTAAGCTGGAATGTGTTTTCCAGGCATTATGAAAGCTTTTGTTTGAATTAATatcatattcattctttcatgTTATCATTCCTGGGTCTGGTGGAAAATGGGAGTTGAACCAAACAgctctccaagcttttctaagGTGTTCCTTTACAATGTTTGAAGTCAAAGAATGACTCCATATAAAttaagcattttttctttccttttcttcagacTCTTCAGATAAATAGTTCCAAAAGTTGTTAGGAGAATATTGGGGGAGTAATACTGCtaagcaataagagaaaaaaacaactagCGGCCTGGCAATTTGGATATCTATATGTGGGAGTTGAGTCAATATTGGACTGAAAAatcttccatctttctctctattccaTTCCACCAGGGGTCACTGGGATCCAGCAAAGCCTTATTCTCATTTCTTGGCTTAAATTCAGCTTTCAGATTACATATCCAAGAAGAGGGGGTGAGATGAGGAAGAAATCTTGGGTCTGGGCCAATTGGATAAAGCTGCTAACTAGATTGTCCTAGAGGGACAGATGTGTCTTACAAGCTTTGGTCAATGCTATTAAGTTTCCTTTCATATTCTTCCAGGTTCCACTcattaaaatatgtgtatatatgtataattttgccTTTGTACTACTTGTGCCTTTGATAAGTCTGCATTTGTCTTTAGAAGTATgagttttcttataaaatagcaTATGTGATATGCTAACAAAATAAGATCAACAGAACAAGATTAAATACACCATATGTTCAAAAACATCTTTAATTATTTGGATAAGGGGGAGGCAAAGGCATAATCTACAGTAAGGAGGtcttttgtcctttcctttcattATCCATCTTGTACCTTGTGGTTTTCCAAACTCTTCACAACCTCCATCCTTTATCCCATCCTTAAAAGACTTTGCTCTCCAGTAGGCAAATGCAACATGGTACAGAAAAGTTAGAAAGATTCTGGCTCAGGATCCacaggatctggattcaaaatcTTACTACTAATACTTATCTCAGTGACCTTAGGGCAAGGcatgatgttaggattacaaggtgataactcaggttgtctaaacaattctctacctcagagttcacacctttaggagtttacacctttagacttctgaaaaagaGTTTACACATTTGAAGGAGTTTTCACCTTTAGAGGGAgtaagttcattggctgtaggagttcccacaagcgcctgggagttctcactagcccattctctgctaggataaaagaggagggcagtcaggCAAGGAGACTGTCaagactgggagattgagtttagacagcagtctggaaggagcagtctggattggggaaggacaagagttggaggagattcagagccaggattcaggaagaagaggatttgagattctaccttcactctggctggaggctccagaagcttcccaagaaacctgctcacagaggaaaagattttatagagaaaagaaacctcctcccagagaaggattactgagagacaatcagaactttaCAAATCTTCCTCACTGTGGGGGGGTGGATTAGATGGTCTGTGACTAACCATCTAATTCTATATCCATAATTTATGCTGTCAAATAGCTTACAGTGATGGCCCACCTAGAGATGTGAAAAACCATACCCAAATCAACAAAGTGATTTTCAGGCATCTTTAACAGAAAAGATAGTGAGGAAAATAATTGATGTGGTGTTGAGATGCCCAAAGAAGGTTTCCACAATTTCTCTGTACTCATAAACCTGGGTTCTAGTTAAAATCATTTAGTCAATTCTGTGCTATTGAAATTTATGTTAATAATATAACTAAAGTTCTATCCAACATCCTTATATATTTGGTTAAGAGTTTCCTGTGTTTAAAGTAAGTTCTAGTAgttctttagaaaaatcattgctTTTAATGTATCTCTTTGACCTGGAAATAAGATGACAGGACTTTACTACCTCAAAATGCATATCATGTCACAACTCACTAAATCAGTGAGCCACAAGCAAAAAGATtatatcctcaaaacaacctttaATACTTaagtaaaggaaatgaaaacatttttagtgGCTTCTGAAAGCTATCACTCCTTCCAGCTCAAAGTCAGGAGCCAAGTAAGAGCTATTATATTCTggtaaggaaaagaaatatttagtaaaatGTCTCCATATTAGACCCAGTGGTCATCAGATGCTCAGTGCCCGAGATGTGCAAGGCAACATTTGGAAAGCTGTGATAGTTGTctggaatatttaaaaaaaaataaaataaatcaatatagtAGTTTTTTGAATAATCAGAAAAATGAGAACTCTCAACAagaacagaaatattaaaatattgagGCTCTTAGAAGGAAAGATCTTTGTActactttggggggggggaaataaacaAAAGCCTAGAAGCTGCACTTggagtgaataaaaatataatagtcaAAAGTTGGATTATATAATGTTGAATATCTGTGTATTTGAATTATGTGCTTTACCATTACAAAGCCTTatgaaaaaattaatgtatacaaagataaataagagatGTTTGTTCATGTTATAGAAATATTCAACATCATAGGGTCCCTTACACAAGAAGTAAACTCCAGTTTAAAATGTAATCATAGTTGTGCATAGAGTTAATGGGCAGATATGCCTATAATCACAATGAGTATGAttcttttaaaagggaaaataagaatgcaacttttcatgaattttaatatataaagggAGGTATATGTCCCCATGTGACCATTTGAGTAAACTCCTTGATATAGGAAAAAGTCTAAAAAAATTACTTCTCTGAGAAACATTACTAAGAAAGGTATTATGAAATAAAGTTAAGTAATTTCTCTACAAAGGCATTTTCTCACTCTCTCACCACCACTACCCCCAATTCTTTCAGGAAAGATGCTAGGCATTGGCTATTGCCAGATTCAGAGTGCTGAAGAGGGATCTTTAACAGGCTTAGTGAGTAATTAGCATGGGATAAGCTCAGCAAGTgtttttgaggggtttttttgtttgttttgggggactttgttgttgttattgttattgttgttttgctgagacaattggggttaagtgatttgtctaaggtcacacagctaggacatgttaagtgtctgagaccacatttgaactcaggtctcctgacttcagggctggtgctctatccattgtggcaCCTAGATGTCCCAACAAGTGTGTTTTCTTAAGTGTAGAAAAAGGGCAGTTTGAATTTAGTGATATGCAATTGattctttttaaatgtcatatgATGAGATCCAAAATTTAGTGTccatagagatcatctaattcaaacccttcattttttataaaaggaaCTAAGACCCAGTTTAGCCTGTACCATTAGCCTGTACCAAgggaaatatttcttgaattctaATCCTGATTTCTGTGAGTAGTTAGCTGAACAACCACAGGCAAACTCCACCACTCTTTAAGATCTGTTTGCTTATCTGCACAATAGAATGAGTTGGCCCACACATAGCTTAGTTATTTTCAGCAAGAGTTGTTTGTCTCTTAAGTTAAACTGAAAGCCATTGGCTTAGGAATCAAATCACTCAATGATCTCTAAATAACCAAATCAGAATTAAATCAATGCTGAGACCTAAGGGCCACTCATCAAAAAAGAGGCCCTTGTCAAATGACCATGATTGATTGCTCCGCATGATAGCtactttaaatttgtatttttatgctCTCTTGGattatattgattgatttttttccccctttccatttGGACAGGTGTGGTCTTTCCTTATTTTCCACGACTGGGACGCTACAATCTCAATTTCCATGAAGCTCGACAGGCTTGCCTGGACCAGGATTCTGTGATTGCCTCTTTCGACCAACTATATGATGCTTGGAGAGCAGGGCTGGACTGGTGTAATGCTGGCTGGCTCAGTGATGGATCCGTGCAGTATCCCATCACCAAACCTAGAGAACCTTGTGGAGGGAGAAACACAGTGCCTGGTGTCAGGAATTATGGATTTTGGGATAAGGATAAAAGCAGATATGATGTATTCTGTTTTACATCCAACTTCAATGGTAAGAGTCAATCctaataatacttatataattctttaaggtttgcaaagcactttaaaaacacgttattttattctcataatactGAGGTAGATACTATTTCCACCTATTTATAGACAAGGAGACTGAggctgaaaagttaagtgatttgtccagagtcacacaattattaaCTCTCTGAGGTTGGATTTCAATTCAAGTCTCCTTGATTCCAGATCTATACTTTATTCACTGGACTCCCTAGCTGCCTACTTACAGTAGATGAGTGGTATAAAGGTGTAGGAAATAAAGAGGCaatctcagaatcaggaagatctgatctTGCagaggacaaatcacttaatctcttagtgcTACAGCTAATTCTaaatttgcagatgagaaaacttactGGTAAAGGAAGTTTCCTTTAATCAATTAAATCATAAAGCCTATCTTttagcataaatatatatacacacacaatcacacacacatatatctgggTAAACATGAATATATTCATttacatgtgcatgtgtatgtagatatatacatgaatatgtccactatatatatacatatacactcatatataaaGTACTTGGTATAGTTTGAAGTTCTGTGTTCAAATATCACCTGAGATTCTTACTCATTTCTCTGGGCATCtactttaatctataaaatggagacaggGAATTTGATtatatgatttctaaagtctcATCCAGTTCTAGATCCTATGGGggtcatttaattcaataattaaaaataaattaatttattactgAACAACTTCCACCCTTGAGCTCTGAAGTTTATGGCAAATATTGGactatgcattttttttaacaaccaTATTTTAAAACACTGAGATTTATATATTGAGGAAATATGCTCCAGAGAATCTGGTTTGATTCTCCAATCATCCACTTACTAAAATGATGTGATAATAACTTTGGACaaagtaatatattaaaatgtattgaCCTATACAATAAACCTTACAACCTTTTACAtattgaaaaaagtaaaacatttctttcttttgctgaaGGATACTTTGTTTTACACAATTTGTCAATGATTGCACACTATTTTAAATCTTATCATTCAATTCTTTATCATAAAATCATAGTTTTGTTATTAGATGTTAAGAGAAACTTTGAAGAAATGTTCATCTTTCAAAGTTTATCCTTGGTTATATATAGCCTTTCTGTTTTCAGTGGAATTTAAATCATGTAAAAATGGCCATTGAACTATATTTATCTCTTGAAAACATGTCTTAATCTCTTATGACATCTCACAGTATAAGGTCATGCTATCTTGTTCCATTTCCATAAGGATTTTGattcttattatattaaaatatttgtaagaattcactattttataGCCCACTACTAATAATCCACTCCCTCAGAAAAATTTCTACAGCCTAGTGAAGATATCCAAATCTTGATGTCTTAACTGAACTTCttgtaataattattatatagcTTTGAATTAATAAGTGAACTATATATCAAAATGACTTTCCCCCATCTTTATTAATTTAGTCTTTGAATTATCTTGCCTATGATAGAGTTAATGGGGGTTTTTTCTTCCTAGTAAAGATTAACACCTATTTGTTGGTTTTTACTTATATGTTAGTGTTCTTCCAACTGCAGGATGTCTACTGTAATAAAAGAATCAATAGCAACTCATCTAGCTAGTAGATCTCtttgtagaaataattttttaattcctggcttttttttttttgttgttacaaCCAAATTTTTCTTTGCACTCTTGTGCCACTTGATCCTGTTTCACTGTAGGCTTGAATCATCCTTTAAAAACATGGCTTTTTTACACTAAAGCAACTACAATATCACTAGTAGTAAGTATTAATGCTCTTTAAATGCTACAATTTTTTGTAGTTTCcctaaaggagagagaaacataACAAGATAACAACAAAACACATATCTggtagcaaaacaaaacaaaacaaaacaaaacaaaacaaaacaaaacaaaaaaaccaaaacaaaaaaactcacatAAAATTACCAGGGAATTAATTAAATGTGGGAAAAGTAACTCAGTCTTATTTCATCATTGCTTGTCCCAAGTTATTGaattttttagtttcctcatctttgataTAAAGATGATGACCTTTGAGTCTACTTCTAGTCTTAAGGCTATGATTAATCGAAttcaattttccattttaaatatattttaatatttaaataaataaacatatattaagtttCTGCTATAGGGACAGGTAGATGGGTACAGTggtagagcactggatctggagtcaggaagatgaatgcAAATTTCAACCTCAGAGaattactagctgtttgactaaAGTCACTAAACCCCTATTTGCCCcagttcttcatctgttaaatgaagacaagctagagaaagaaagggcaaatcactccaatcaatatctttgccaagaaaatcccatggacaaaGTCCATGAGGTCATAAAAAGTAGAATGTAACTAAACTACAATAGTGTTTCATGTCCTATGCTAAGTTTTAAGGATATGCATGAGAAAAAGAGTCCTCTTCCAAaagcttgcaatctaatggaTTCTAGGTTAAGgttgattttgaaaaaatataaaattagtttttttcctAACACAAGGAAATTAAAGGGGGAAAATTCTCTTGAAATGATCAATATATGATTCAGCCAAAGATAAACAATTTTATTATTCCTACATTTCAGTTTATGACAAAGAGACAAAAAGGCTGATGATTGAGTCAGTGTTAATGACATGCTAGATAATGCCATTTGTGTGCATGCAGTCACCATgagtaaagtactttgtaaaccagACCTGCTACAGaaatggatatagatagatagttaagttttatagatatattgatatatcTCCCAGGTCTTATTTACTTCCATTATTTGTGTTACTTTTACTTTAGGCAATTGAAAAGGCAAGAATTgtgcagaaaaataataaaggtcAAGTGATTCaacaaattcaaataaatacatatttactgAACACTTGTGATATTTGAAGCATTGTACTAGTTATAGCGACCACCTTTACAatcatcatttattcattcaataagcacttattgaaATTCCATTACTTATAATTCTACATACTCTACTTCACCCTCACAGTCAACCATAGCAGCCTCAAAATAGACAGACACATTTGAATCAACTCACATTTAAATCATTTAGATTTTGGGATAAAATTCATTGAGAATAAATCCTTTGTCTTCTGACTCAAGCTAAATATATTAAAACTATTCTATCTGTGCTTAAGCTCATGTCATATTTTATTCatgaaaagaatcttagaaatttAGTATCCAATAAGTAAATCATAAatctttgttattaaaaaaagaagaaagaggtggTAATTAGGTATTAGGGTTTTCTTAAAGGCTTCAaatcaattggaaaaaggaataaatgaaattcagGCATTTTATTGTGAATAAAATGAATTGGCATTTACATTCTAAGCACTTGTTATTGGTTGCAAGTAACTTCCtgtgtttttgtattttcttacaTGGTctctttaaatctttatttttgcaCTGTATTCTTAGGATGAGAATAATCTCTTTTTGATACCTGTAATGAAAAGACCTGGagagcttttgatttttttcaatgaactttTATGGGAAGAATGTGTTTGATCCTTTTTCATATTCAAATTTTGCCTCCTGGAAAGTTGTGCTGAAGTTCAGTCTTGCTATAGCTTCAAATTTAAATAGATCTCATACTTAGCATGTACAACAGCCTTTCCAGTGCTCAAGAATGGTTCTTTTAGTCACTAATTAACTAGCTGAAACTTCATCTGTCGGTTCCATTTGCTCTTAAAAGGGCACATCTGAACACACATTTGGCAggacaggaaaaaagaaacttattaATGGAAAACAACCTGGGGGTATTACAATTAATTAGCTATTCACTGTTCCAGTGCCATCCCGGCCAATAGTGTTTCCCCTTTCATCTTCAGTAAGAAACACTTCCATTTCTAGTCTTAACGCCTATTTATAACCCGCTTACTTCTCAGTTACTGTCCAATCCTCGACCAACTCACAGcgttttccttcctccttccacaGGTCGTTTTTACTACCTAATCCATCCAACCAAGCTGACCTACGATGAGGCAGTCCAGGCTTGTCTCAACGATGGTGCTCAGATAGCTAAAGTGGGCCAGATGTTTGCTGCCTGGAAACTCCTGGGCTATGACCGATGCGATGCAGGCTGGCTGGCCGACGGGAGCGTTCGTTACCCGATTTCCCGGCCAAGGAGGCGCTGCAGTCCTACTGAAGCAGCTGTGCGCTTTGCGGGCTTCCCGGATAAAAAGCACAAGCTGTATGGTGTCTACTGCTTCAGAGCATACAACTGAGTGTACCCTAGAGCACTACCATTTTAAAGTCATTCAGAACATGTGAAAGATTTCT
This sequence is a window from Sminthopsis crassicaudata isolate SCR6 chromosome 1, ASM4859323v1, whole genome shotgun sequence. Protein-coding genes within it:
- the HAPLN1 gene encoding hyaluronan and proteoglycan link protein 1 isoform X1, with protein sequence MYILSVLLQKLFTGWNLYELPDSVKKNLVAVKMKSLLFLVLISLSWADHLTDNYTLEHDRIIHIQAENGPRLLVEAEQAKVFSHRGGNVTLPCKFYRDPSTIGSGTHKIRVKWTKLTSDYLKEIDVFVSMGYHKKTYGNYQGRVFLNRGSDNDASLVITDITLEDYGRYKCEVIEGLEDDTAVVALDLQGVVFPYFPRLGRYNLNFHEARQACLDQDSVIASFDQLYDAWRAGLDWCNAGWLSDGSVQYPITKPREPCGGRNTVPGVRNYGFWDKDKSRYDVFCFTSNFNGRFYYLIHPTKLTYDEAVQACLNDGAQIAKVGQMFAAWKLLGYDRCDAGWLADGSVRYPISRPRRRCSPTEAAVRFAGFPDKKHKLYGVYCFRAYN
- the HAPLN1 gene encoding hyaluronan and proteoglycan link protein 1 isoform X2, which translates into the protein MKSLLFLVLISLSWADHLTDNYTLEHDRIIHIQAENGPRLLVEAEQAKVFSHRGGNVTLPCKFYRDPSTIGSGTHKIRVKWTKLTSDYLKEIDVFVSMGYHKKTYGNYQGRVFLNRGSDNDASLVITDITLEDYGRYKCEVIEGLEDDTAVVALDLQGVVFPYFPRLGRYNLNFHEARQACLDQDSVIASFDQLYDAWRAGLDWCNAGWLSDGSVQYPITKPREPCGGRNTVPGVRNYGFWDKDKSRYDVFCFTSNFNGRFYYLIHPTKLTYDEAVQACLNDGAQIAKVGQMFAAWKLLGYDRCDAGWLADGSVRYPISRPRRRCSPTEAAVRFAGFPDKKHKLYGVYCFRAYN